Proteins encoded in a region of the Thermocaproicibacter melissae genome:
- a CDS encoding IS256 family transposase codes for MTQGKNNTDLTELLLKCMAEPDPMLSMLEWLCAQLMEAEVSGLVGAEKNAHNPSRSDYRCGYRPRRLDTRVGTMYLMVPKLRSHGYIPFFVTERKRSEAALVQVIQEAFVQGVSTRKMEKLAHSLGIENLSRSQVSEMTKGLNEQVQEFRNRSLTDTRYPVIWTDALYEKVRMDGRVVSMAVMVVCGVNEQGHRDILAVEPMLDESKESYSQLFQSLLDRGLKTPLLVVSDANKGLIAAIRESFPGASWQRCKVHFMRNILAHIPQKEKESFAVQLKEIWLAPSVQLARQRAKQLSEQYGKRFPKAIELLEDGLEDSLAFYAFPELDARKISSTNMLERLNKEIRRRTNVVGIFPNKDSYLRLVTTYLMEYAEDWSVSRAYLNPKSIQTLLLSAA; via the coding sequence ATGACTCAAGGAAAGAATAACACAGATCTTACGGAATTGCTACTGAAATGTATGGCGGAGCCCGACCCGATGCTCAGTATGCTGGAATGGCTCTGCGCTCAACTGATGGAGGCGGAGGTTTCCGGCCTTGTGGGGGCGGAAAAGAATGCGCACAATCCGTCTCGAAGTGACTACCGCTGCGGATATCGTCCCCGGAGGCTGGATACTCGCGTAGGGACGATGTATCTCATGGTGCCAAAGCTGCGCAGCCATGGATATATCCCGTTCTTTGTCACTGAACGCAAACGCAGCGAGGCGGCGCTGGTACAGGTTATTCAGGAGGCATTCGTGCAGGGCGTGTCCACACGGAAGATGGAAAAGTTGGCTCACAGTCTGGGGATAGAGAACCTCTCCCGCAGTCAGGTCAGTGAGATGACAAAAGGGCTCAATGAACAGGTACAGGAATTTCGCAACCGTTCTCTGACGGATACTCGTTATCCTGTCATTTGGACGGATGCCCTGTACGAAAAAGTCCGTATGGATGGCCGTGTCGTCAGCATGGCGGTGATGGTTGTCTGCGGCGTCAACGAGCAAGGGCACAGGGACATTCTCGCCGTGGAGCCGATGCTGGACGAATCCAAAGAGAGCTATTCCCAGTTGTTTCAAAGTCTTTTGGATCGCGGCTTGAAAACACCGCTGCTGGTGGTTTCCGATGCGAACAAAGGGCTGATTGCCGCCATCCGAGAAAGTTTTCCCGGCGCATCCTGGCAACGCTGCAAAGTGCATTTCATGCGAAATATTCTGGCCCATATACCGCAGAAAGAAAAAGAATCCTTTGCGGTCCAACTGAAAGAAATCTGGCTGGCGCCTTCCGTCCAATTAGCGCGACAGCGCGCAAAACAGTTGTCGGAGCAATATGGGAAGCGGTTTCCCAAAGCAATCGAGCTTCTGGAAGACGGGCTGGAGGACTCACTGGCTTTCTATGCATTCCCCGAGCTTGATGCCCGTAAAATCTCATCGACCAATATGCTGGAACGGCTGAACAAGGAAATCCGGCGCAGAACCAACGTCGTCGGGATATTCCCAAACAAAGATTCCTATCTGCGGTTGGTTACAACATATCTCATGGAATACGCTGAAGACTGGTCCGTTTCCAGAGCATATTTGAATCCCAAATCGATTCAGACACTTCTGCTAAGCGCAGCTTAA
- a CDS encoding DUF4097 family beta strand repeat-containing protein, which yields MNKIQFLATLRRLLKALPEDELEQILTYYRETIENKVKSGWTEEAAVNDFGNVYALAQQILAQHPRRKPRNIGRIALIALVVVLCVAALVIVPACLLQFRHTGTVSSVVNTLMGETIDYEYQTRDISADGITSVNISAEDKAVVFQPWNNNKIEVKYPTAKGQTYDFECSGASYTVINQSKGKLRGIRSDHTPTITVMLPEDYSGDVQVDTTNCYVKLERFQKLGTFSCSTTNSAIMVNDISARSLSFMTTNAAIDLKEVAATETIEADTQNAQIGLLKVESPDISLRTTNALVTGTIVGREEDYTISAHTTNAVSNLQNRSGGSKKLSVETTNAIINLKFEQ from the coding sequence ATGAATAAAATTCAGTTTCTTGCAACTTTGCGGCGCTTGCTGAAAGCGCTTCCGGAAGATGAATTGGAACAGATTCTCACATATTACCGGGAGACAATCGAAAATAAGGTCAAAAGCGGCTGGACCGAGGAAGCGGCCGTGAATGACTTCGGCAATGTTTATGCGCTTGCGCAACAAATCCTCGCACAACACCCGAGACGAAAGCCGAGAAACATCGGCCGGATTGCCCTTATTGCACTGGTCGTTGTGCTGTGTGTCGCGGCCCTTGTGATTGTACCGGCATGTCTGCTTCAATTTCGGCATACTGGAACCGTTAGTTCCGTCGTGAATACGCTCATGGGAGAAACGATTGATTACGAATACCAGACACGAGATATTTCTGCCGACGGCATTACCTCAGTGAACATTTCCGCCGAAGATAAGGCGGTCGTGTTTCAACCGTGGAATAATAACAAAATCGAGGTAAAGTATCCGACAGCCAAGGGCCAGACTTATGATTTTGAATGTTCTGGGGCGTCCTATACGGTAATCAATCAATCGAAAGGGAAGCTTCGCGGAATCAGGTCCGATCATACGCCCACCATCACGGTCATGCTTCCTGAGGACTATTCGGGCGATGTTCAGGTGGATACCACGAACTGCTATGTAAAACTGGAGCGTTTTCAGAAACTTGGCACTTTTAGCTGCTCAACGACAAATTCAGCCATCATGGTCAATGACATTTCTGCCCGCAGCCTGAGTTTTATGACGACAAATGCGGCAATCGACCTAAAAGAGGTTGCTGCTACAGAAACAATCGAAGCGGATACCCAGAACGCTCAGATTGGCCTTCTAAAAGTAGAATCGCCGGATATTTCGCTTCGCACGACAAACGCGCTGGTTACGGGCACCATCGTCGGCAGGGAAGAGGACTACACAATCAGCGCACACACGACCAACGCGGTCAGCAATTTGCAGAATCGAAGCGGTGGAAGCAAAAAACTCTCGGTAGAGACCACGAATGCCATCATCAACCTGAAGTTTGAACAATAA
- a CDS encoding glycosyltransferase family 2 protein → MQPSELSILIPTQNVEKEIARIIVFAAEQAKGIDAEFIIVDMGSTDKTVLEAVLQIKKLNLRGFVVQNGVSNVPAALNTAIQKANGKYITFFFARRLYRGHLPVYLEIANRLNSDFVFGCITKEELRAAERYAISTVIRRPSGVHYIRELIHKERRIDIAAVLLRRDFILAKQLSFDENCPFGYAEEFLFQVLIFSDSLAQAPALLCREKDLELKRGRTEPVGLKIFSRVEAALRVLDTAKSVCTESELPAQIEKNWIPLVVMDCIDIALRDGINYRSIKDYLFTSGYEKFLVPDRRSDRRLKLRILTWKTAPWLYRV, encoded by the coding sequence TTGCAGCCTTCTGAACTTTCTATATTGATTCCAACGCAGAATGTTGAAAAGGAAATTGCCAGAATTATTGTTTTTGCCGCGGAACAGGCAAAAGGAATTGATGCGGAATTCATCATTGTCGATATGGGTTCCACGGATAAAACCGTGTTGGAAGCGGTATTGCAAATTAAAAAACTGAATCTACGCGGCTTTGTAGTTCAGAACGGTGTTTCAAATGTACCCGCTGCGTTGAACACGGCAATACAGAAAGCAAACGGAAAATATATAACCTTTTTCTTTGCGCGCAGGCTATACCGAGGTCATCTTCCTGTTTATTTGGAGATTGCAAATCGCCTGAACAGCGATTTCGTTTTTGGCTGCATTACGAAAGAAGAACTTCGCGCTGCGGAACGCTACGCCATCAGCACGGTGATTCGGCGTCCCAGCGGTGTCCACTATATCCGGGAACTCATTCACAAGGAAAGAAGAATTGATATTGCCGCGGTGCTGCTTCGCCGCGATTTTATACTTGCAAAACAACTGTCGTTTGACGAGAACTGCCCCTTCGGTTATGCAGAGGAGTTCCTTTTTCAGGTGCTGATCTTTTCGGATTCTTTGGCGCAGGCGCCCGCTTTGCTTTGCCGTGAGAAAGACCTTGAATTAAAGCGTGGAAGAACCGAGCCGGTCGGTTTAAAGATTTTCAGCCGTGTGGAGGCTGCTCTGCGCGTGCTGGATACCGCAAAGTCCGTCTGCACGGAAAGCGAGCTGCCGGCTCAAATTGAAAAGAATTGGATTCCTCTCGTCGTTATGGACTGCATTGACATCGCGCTGCGTGACGGAATCAACTACCGCAGCATAAAGGATTACCTCTTCACTTCCGGATATGAAAAATTTCTTGTTCCGGATCGCAGGAGCGACCGCAGACTGAAACTTCGGATATTGACATGGAAAACTGCTCCGTGGCTTTATCGGGTTTGA
- a CDS encoding TetR/AcrR family transcriptional regulator C-terminal domain-containing protein, producing MSDSLITKRAMADSLKTLMKKKSLERITVSDIVKGCGLNRQTFYYHFKDKYDLVNWIYYSEIITTLSPISDGADWSAAIMKALNIMRKDKAFYAGSLNLDGQSILRDYLFRETRDMLIKILEKPDFQKTMNLEPDDRILIAEFYTYGLVGMVIQWVKKGMSEAPNEIVEKLSRFIDDSEWVSAVRSWAKNNSTKSLPGKQRK from the coding sequence ATGTCCGATTCTCTAATCACAAAAAGGGCTATGGCTGATTCGTTAAAAACATTGATGAAAAAGAAGAGTCTGGAGAGAATCACTGTATCGGATATCGTGAAGGGCTGCGGTCTGAACCGCCAAACCTTCTATTATCATTTCAAAGATAAATATGACCTTGTGAACTGGATTTATTACAGCGAGATTATTACCACGCTGTCGCCGATTTCGGATGGCGCGGATTGGTCTGCTGCAATTATGAAAGCGCTGAACATCATGCGGAAAGATAAAGCGTTTTATGCCGGTTCACTGAACCTCGACGGGCAGAGCATTCTGCGCGATTATTTGTTTCGCGAAACGCGCGATATGCTGATTAAAATTCTTGAAAAACCGGATTTTCAGAAAACGATGAACCTTGAGCCGGACGATCGGATTCTGATTGCGGAGTTTTATACATATGGCTTAGTAGGCATGGTGATTCAGTGGGTCAAAAAGGGAATGTCAGAAGCGCCGAATGAAATCGTGGAAAAATTATCCCGCTTCATTGACGACAGCGAATGGGTTTCTGCGGTGCGCAGCTGGGCGAAAAATAACAGCACGAAATCTCTCCCGGGCAAGCAGAGAAAGTAG
- a CDS encoding MetQ/NlpA family ABC transporter substrate-binding protein, with the protein MKNRKTVSIVLAALLSLSAFTGCASSGSTASSSTGDSASTGLKKIVVGASPTPHAEILKEAAKLLKNKGYELEIKEFSDYILPNTALADNQLDANYFQHEPYLKEFNKEKGTNLVSAGAIHYEPFGIYAGKIKSLEDLKDGATVAVPNDTTNEARALLLLQAQGLIKLKDGADITATQKDIAENKKNLKFREIEAAQLVRSLPDVDIAIINGNYALEGGLKTENALALEASDSLAAKTYANIIAVRKGDENREEIKALVEVLKSDEIKTYIKNTFQGAVVPLD; encoded by the coding sequence ATGAAAAATAGAAAAACGGTTTCCATCGTACTGGCTGCACTCCTGTCTTTGAGTGCATTTACGGGCTGCGCAAGCTCCGGAAGCACCGCTTCCTCTTCGACTGGCGATTCGGCTTCCACTGGATTGAAAAAAATCGTAGTCGGTGCCTCGCCTACGCCGCACGCGGAGATATTAAAAGAAGCTGCGAAACTGCTGAAAAACAAAGGCTATGAATTGGAAATCAAAGAGTTTTCCGATTATATCCTGCCGAACACCGCTCTAGCAGATAACCAATTAGACGCAAACTATTTTCAGCACGAACCGTATCTGAAGGAATTCAACAAAGAAAAGGGAACCAATCTTGTATCCGCGGGTGCGATTCACTATGAACCGTTCGGAATTTATGCTGGCAAAATAAAATCCTTGGAGGATTTGAAAGACGGGGCAACCGTAGCGGTGCCGAACGATACGACTAATGAAGCGAGGGCTTTGTTGCTTCTTCAGGCACAGGGTTTGATTAAGCTGAAGGACGGGGCTGATATTACTGCTACCCAGAAAGACATTGCCGAAAACAAAAAGAATCTCAAATTCCGCGAAATTGAAGCAGCCCAGTTAGTGCGTTCCCTACCGGATGTGGATATTGCCATCATCAACGGCAACTATGCGCTGGAGGGCGGCCTCAAGACGGAAAATGCCCTTGCCTTGGAAGCGTCTGATTCGCTTGCCGCAAAAACTTATGCGAATATCATTGCCGTCCGCAAAGGTGATGAGAACCGCGAAGAAATCAAAGCTCTTGTGGAAGTGCTGAAAAGTGATGAAATTAAAACATATATCAAAAACACTTTTCAAGGGGCAGTCGTTCCCCTCGACTAA
- a CDS encoding methionine ABC transporter permease, whose protein sequence is MLDESTLYMLLQGVGESLYMTLVSTLFAYVIGLPIGIFLVTSCKDGIHPSPWLFKTLDVIVNLTRSIPFLILLVAIMPFTRLVTGTTIGSTATIVPLTLSAAPFVARLVESSLKEVDQGVIEAAQSMGASNFQIVWKVLLPEARPSLLVGAAIAVTTILGYSAMAGFVGGGGLGTIAINYGYYRYQNEIMLITVVLLVLIVQIFQKIGMQIAMSLDRRKQ, encoded by the coding sequence ATGCTAGATGAATCGACTTTATACATGCTGCTTCAAGGTGTCGGCGAATCGCTGTATATGACACTGGTGTCCACTTTGTTTGCATATGTCATCGGCTTGCCAATCGGAATTTTCCTAGTCACGAGCTGCAAGGACGGGATTCATCCTAGCCCCTGGTTATTTAAGACGCTGGACGTCATTGTAAACCTGACACGCTCCATACCTTTTCTAATCCTTTTAGTGGCGATTATGCCGTTTACTCGTCTTGTTACCGGCACCACCATCGGCTCCACAGCAACCATTGTGCCGCTTACGCTGTCGGCCGCACCGTTTGTCGCTCGACTCGTGGAATCTTCCCTCAAGGAAGTGGATCAGGGTGTAATTGAGGCGGCGCAGTCCATGGGTGCTTCCAATTTTCAGATTGTGTGGAAAGTCCTCCTTCCGGAGGCGAGACCGTCACTTCTTGTCGGCGCCGCAATTGCCGTAACAACCATTTTGGGCTACTCGGCTATGGCAGGTTTCGTAGGCGGCGGAGGGCTTGGCACCATCGCAATTAACTACGGTTATTACCGTTACCAAAACGAAATCATGCTCATCACGGTTGTCCTTCTTGTGCTGATTGTTCAGATTTTCCAGAAAATCGGCATGCAAATAGCCATGTCACTTGACAGAAGAAAACAATAA
- a CDS encoding methionine ABC transporter ATP-binding protein — protein sequence MGQSLIEIRGLSKTYQTKDAEIHALHDINLNIEKGDIFGIIGMSGAGKSTLVRCINLLERPTQGTVIFDGKDLCALSETDLRKVRRSIGMIFQQFNLLQQRTALENVCFPLEISGVRKSDAKKKAQELLDLVGLSDRAESYPTQLSGGQKQRVAIARALATNPKVLLCDEATSALDPTTTQSILDLLKNINRQLGITIVIITHEMSVIEKICNRVAIIDNSQIAECGLVEDVFTNPQTAAARKFVFPGAEGRNVRLSKRCLRIVFNGNSSEEPVLANMVLTCKAPVNILHADTKDLNGKAFGQLVVQLPEDEDLAQKMVHYIRSRGLTAEVIDNAR from the coding sequence ATGGGTCAGAGTTTAATCGAAATACGCGGCTTGAGCAAAACCTATCAAACCAAGGATGCGGAAATCCACGCTTTACACGACATTAACTTAAACATTGAAAAAGGGGATATTTTCGGGATTATCGGCATGAGCGGAGCCGGAAAAAGCACATTGGTGCGGTGCATCAATCTGCTGGAAAGGCCGACGCAAGGAACCGTCATTTTTGACGGAAAAGATCTTTGTGCATTAAGTGAAACCGATTTGCGTAAGGTGCGCCGTTCCATCGGAATGATCTTTCAGCAGTTCAATCTTCTGCAACAGAGGACAGCGCTTGAAAATGTCTGCTTTCCTTTGGAAATTTCGGGGGTACGTAAATCGGACGCAAAAAAGAAGGCACAGGAGCTTCTGGACTTAGTCGGGCTTTCCGATCGGGCAGAGTCTTACCCAACACAGTTATCCGGCGGACAAAAGCAGCGCGTCGCAATTGCGCGTGCACTCGCGACGAACCCAAAAGTTCTGCTGTGCGATGAAGCTACCAGTGCACTGGACCCCACAACTACGCAGTCGATTCTCGATCTGCTGAAAAATATCAACCGGCAGCTTGGAATTACGATTGTAATTATCACGCACGAAATGAGTGTAATCGAAAAGATTTGCAATCGTGTGGCAATCATCGACAACAGCCAAATCGCCGAATGCGGCCTTGTGGAGGATGTTTTTACAAACCCGCAAACCGCTGCGGCACGGAAATTTGTTTTCCCGGGCGCAGAAGGACGCAATGTGCGGTTGAGCAAACGCTGCCTGCGTATTGTTTTTAACGGGAATTCTTCCGAAGAGCCGGTACTCGCCAATATGGTTTTGACCTGCAAAGCACCCGTCAATATTCTTCATGCCGACACAAAAGACCTAAACGGCAAAGCCTTTGGACAATTGGTGGTACAGTTACCCGAGGACGAAGATTTGGCGCAGAAAATGGTTCATTATATCCGGTCAAGAGGACTTACCGCGGAGGTGATTGACAATGCTAGATGA
- a CDS encoding LysR family transcriptional regulator: protein MTLQQIHYIITISEVGSFNKAAEVLYVAQPSLTNAIKEVEKEIGITIFNRSGKGVTLTNDGAEFLLYARQVYSQYNILLEKFGKNGNVKKKFGVSTQHYSFAVKAFVEMVKSFDTSKYEFAIRETKTGDVINDVSTLKSEIGILYLSDFNRKAILKLLRSNNLEFHKLIECNAYVYLWKGHPLAKEKSIHFAQLADYPCLSFEQGDNSSFYLAEEILSTNEYPRIIKACDRATMLNLMVGLNGYTLCSGIICEELNGTDYVAVPFEADDVNQNSIMEIGYIVRKNTMLSKMGSLYIEEIKKYLNTYAKNME from the coding sequence ATGACTTTACAGCAGATACATTATATAATAACCATTTCAGAAGTCGGTTCCTTCAACAAAGCCGCGGAGGTTCTATACGTGGCACAGCCGTCGCTGACAAACGCAATCAAGGAGGTTGAAAAAGAAATCGGCATCACGATTTTCAACCGCAGCGGCAAGGGAGTGACCTTAACCAACGACGGTGCGGAATTTCTTTTATATGCACGGCAGGTATACAGTCAATATAATATTTTGCTCGAGAAATTCGGCAAAAACGGAAATGTGAAAAAGAAATTCGGTGTTTCAACGCAGCATTATTCTTTTGCCGTCAAGGCTTTTGTGGAAATGGTAAAGTCGTTTGACACATCAAAATATGAATTCGCTATACGGGAAACGAAAACAGGAGACGTAATTAACGATGTCAGCACGCTCAAAAGCGAAATCGGAATCTTGTACCTCAGCGACTTCAACAGGAAAGCTATCCTGAAACTTCTTCGGTCCAACAACTTGGAGTTTCACAAGCTGATTGAATGCAACGCATACGTTTATCTCTGGAAAGGGCATCCACTGGCAAAAGAGAAGTCGATTCATTTTGCACAGCTTGCAGACTACCCATGCCTTTCCTTTGAACAGGGTGATAACAGTTCTTTTTATCTTGCCGAAGAAATTTTGAGCACAAATGAATATCCGCGGATTATTAAAGCGTGCGACCGCGCCACCATGTTAAACCTTATGGTGGGTCTCAACGGATATACTCTCTGCTCCGGAATTATATGTGAAGAGCTCAACGGCACGGATTATGTAGCGGTTCCGTTTGAAGCAGACGATGTGAATCAGAATAGCATCATGGAGATTGGTTATATTGTCAGAAAGAATACAATGCTCAGCAAAATGGGAAGCTTATATATCGAAGAAATCAAAAAATATTTGAACACTTATGCAAAAAATATGGAATAA
- a CDS encoding DUF6512 family protein, which produces MGNSFDCWEMVGIGFVILFGTLLHFVYKCTNQNKIVGLFSPVNESVWEHLKMLFVPMLLYSAVEYFAVGNQFPNFIAGKVIGAVYGMITILIIFYTYTGITGRHFLWADILAYFFGVWAAFAYSWQIISQSDAGSATQCVALIVAMVLIVSFAVFTYYPPHIPLFLDPIHKVYGVPQKTSARPKS; this is translated from the coding sequence ATGGGAAACAGTTTTGATTGTTGGGAAATGGTAGGTATCGGTTTTGTCATACTGTTTGGTACATTGCTGCACTTTGTTTACAAGTGTACAAACCAAAATAAAATCGTTGGGCTGTTCAGCCCGGTCAATGAAAGTGTTTGGGAACATCTAAAAATGCTATTTGTACCGATGTTGCTTTATAGCGCGGTTGAATATTTCGCTGTGGGGAACCAGTTCCCGAATTTCATTGCCGGCAAGGTGATTGGAGCCGTTTACGGAATGATAACAATTCTAATAATCTTCTACACCTATACAGGAATTACGGGGCGGCATTTTCTGTGGGCGGATATTCTGGCGTACTTTTTTGGCGTTTGGGCAGCTTTTGCTTACAGCTGGCAAATTATCAGCCAATCCGATGCCGGTTCTGCCACTCAGTGTGTGGCATTAATTGTTGCAATGGTGCTGATTGTGAGTTTTGCTGTGTTCACTTATTACCCTCCGCATATTCCGCTGTTTTTGGATCCGATTCACAAGGTTTATGGCGTGCCGCAAAAGACGTCTGCCCGCCCGAAATCATAA
- the lepB gene encoding signal peptidase I, which produces MNAVNNTTALEEDKLLQFFDWHIAEERQKKMRHCLYRDLAITAAVIFLLFKIIAGIAIVRGDSMEPTLTDGSLVLFYRLGHTYKRNDIVIFRSGNGNLLIKRVVGITGDKIEIDDKTGTLLVNGTSPKELAKGKTYTRDSGIKYPFTVPENCVFVLGDNREAALDSRSLGAIETNNLLGKVFFEVRILGGST; this is translated from the coding sequence ATGAATGCTGTGAATAACACAACCGCATTGGAAGAAGACAAACTCCTGCAATTTTTTGATTGGCACATTGCGGAAGAACGCCAGAAGAAAATGAGGCACTGTTTGTATCGCGACCTGGCGATAACGGCAGCTGTCATTTTCTTATTATTCAAGATAATTGCCGGCATTGCAATTGTGCGCGGAGACTCTATGGAACCGACACTGACGGACGGAAGTCTTGTGCTGTTTTATCGGCTCGGCCATACATACAAAAGAAACGACATCGTAATATTCCGGTCCGGCAACGGAAATTTGCTCATCAAGCGCGTTGTGGGCATAACCGGAGACAAAATTGAAATTGACGACAAAACGGGGACGCTTTTGGTGAATGGGACCAGCCCCAAAGAACTTGCCAAAGGCAAAACATATACGAGAGACAGCGGCATCAAATATCCGTTTACCGTGCCTGAAAACTGCGTTTTTGTTTTAGGCGACAACCGCGAGGCTGCACTGGATTCACGCAGCCTCGGCGCGATAGAAACCAACAACCTGCTCGGAAAAGTGTTTTTTGAAGTTCGGATTTTGGGCGGGAGCACATAA
- a CDS encoding SpaH/EbpB family LPXTG-anchored major pilin yields the protein MKIIKRSGAILLSLLFVFWIVPVNAQDAKNYIPSTDQPSVSDSSIKQGTLTITKKGSTSTFVLYKLFSMSCANGSDTYTYSSDDTNFKGYFSQPSAPKVSDIKNYTAAQMTSFTKDLHNYIAGADKVIGTADDVVQPDSTLKLSASGTVTEDTLCSGTATLDLGYYLVIETSTTGARIASDDFVVSVPSVVIDSSGNKAWNYHVTAACKDSTVTFNKKIVEGEKRVSSTTKNIGDIVDYEILADVPKYDASVPDDTVKYELSDTMCDGLTFDRDSLVILGINDDDSTTTLTSGYTVESPTASTTFTINFTYAQIKNYKAIKVLYSARLNEKAAIGQQGNDNTGELIYTNNPNKSEHHETRKTYVYTFGINLLKVDSESQNTRLDGATFELLGADGTTPLAVYTYDSSDPTKSVIPLDSANPSVTTQKGGSAYFLGVKDGTYYIHEISAPSGYQLLSGDIAVTIKALTGADGQPNGDFTCTYTLPDGTSKTANYTQTSSGPILKILATFMVPNTKGFTLPGTGGMGTKIFTLSGIGIVVLGGVMGLLYFRKKEKIGM from the coding sequence ATGAAAATTATCAAACGATCGGGGGCAATTCTGCTTTCGTTGCTGTTCGTTTTCTGGATCGTCCCCGTAAACGCACAGGACGCAAAGAATTACATCCCCTCGACTGATCAGCCGAGTGTGAGCGACAGTTCCATTAAGCAAGGCACACTGACCATTACGAAAAAAGGTTCCACCTCAACATTTGTACTCTACAAACTTTTCAGCATGTCATGTGCGAATGGGTCAGACACCTATACGTATTCTTCGGACGACACCAATTTTAAGGGATACTTTTCGCAACCTTCTGCTCCAAAAGTAAGTGATATTAAAAATTACACCGCAGCCCAAATGACCTCCTTCACAAAGGACTTACATAATTACATCGCCGGCGCCGATAAGGTCATCGGCACTGCGGACGATGTGGTTCAACCGGATAGCACACTAAAATTGAGCGCCTCGGGTACTGTTACCGAAGATACCCTCTGCTCCGGAACGGCCACACTTGACCTTGGCTATTATCTCGTGATTGAAACGAGTACCACCGGTGCAAGAATCGCTTCGGACGACTTTGTCGTTTCCGTACCGTCGGTCGTAATCGACAGCAGCGGCAATAAGGCGTGGAACTATCATGTAACTGCCGCGTGCAAAGACAGCACGGTTACGTTCAACAAAAAAATCGTCGAGGGAGAAAAACGCGTTAGCAGCACAACAAAGAATATCGGCGATATCGTTGATTATGAAATCCTTGCCGACGTACCGAAATACGACGCTTCTGTTCCCGATGATACTGTCAAGTACGAACTCAGCGATACTATGTGCGACGGGCTCACGTTTGACAGAGACAGCCTTGTCATTCTGGGTATCAATGACGACGATAGTACAACAACACTGACATCGGGCTATACCGTGGAATCCCCGACAGCTTCCACAACTTTTACGATTAACTTTACATATGCGCAAATTAAAAACTATAAAGCCATCAAGGTTCTTTACAGTGCGAGGTTGAATGAGAAAGCCGCCATCGGTCAACAAGGAAACGACAATACAGGTGAACTCATCTACACAAACAACCCCAACAAATCGGAGCATCATGAAACTCGCAAAACATACGTTTACACCTTCGGAATTAATCTTTTGAAGGTGGATTCCGAATCCCAGAACACACGCCTTGACGGTGCAACCTTTGAACTATTAGGCGCAGATGGCACTACGCCGCTTGCCGTTTATACCTACGATTCCTCCGACCCAACCAAGAGTGTTATTCCACTTGATTCTGCAAACCCGTCCGTCACGACCCAGAAAGGCGGCTCTGCGTACTTCTTGGGTGTTAAAGACGGAACCTATTATATTCATGAAATCAGTGCGCCAAGCGGATACCAGCTCCTTTCCGGAGATATTGCAGTAACCATTAAAGCCTTAACTGGAGCGGACGGTCAGCCGAACGGCGACTTCACCTGCACTTACACCCTCCCCGACGGAACAAGCAAGACGGCGAACTACACCCAGACCTCAAGCGGTCCGATTCTGAAAATCCTTGCGACTTTCATGGTGCCGAACACGAAGGGCTTTACTCTCCCCGGCACCGGCGGAATGGGTACGAAGATTTTCACCCTGAGCGGTATTGGAATCGTTGTACTCGGCGGTGTTATGGGTCTGCTGTACTTCAGAAAAAAAGAGAAAATCGGAATGTGA